Proteins encoded within one genomic window of Oscillospiraceae bacterium:
- the clpP gene encoding ATP-dependent Clp endopeptidase proteolytic subunit ClpP, translated as MALVPMVVEQTNRGERSYDIFSRLLNDRIIILSDEVNDATASLVVAQLLYLEASDANKDIELYINSPGGSVTAGMMIYDTMQFIKCDVSTICMGIAASMGSFLLAAGAKGKRYALPNSEIMIHQPLGGARGQATDVRIHAEHLVNTRKRLNDMLAQMTGQTVKKIETDTERDNFMSPEEAVAYGLVDKVISKRG; from the coding sequence ATGGCATTGGTACCAATGGTTGTCGAGCAAACTAACCGCGGTGAACGCTCATATGACATTTTCTCGCGCCTGCTCAACGACAGAATTATTATTTTGAGCGATGAGGTCAATGATGCAACGGCTTCACTCGTTGTGGCACAGTTGCTTTACCTTGAAGCCAGCGACGCCAATAAAGACATCGAGTTGTATATCAATAGCCCCGGCGGTTCGGTCACAGCTGGCATGATGATTTATGACACCATGCAGTTTATCAAGTGCGATGTCTCCACTATCTGCATGGGCATCGCGGCGAGCATGGGTTCATTCTTGCTTGCTGCCGGTGCAAAAGGAAAACGCTACGCTTTGCCAAACTCGGAAATCATGATCCATCAACCGTTAGGCGGTGCACGCGGTCAAGCCACTGATGTGCGTATTCATGCCGAGCATTTGGTCAATACTCGCAAGAGACTCAACGATATGCTGGCACAAATGACCGGCCAAACCGTCAAAAAAATCGAAACCGACACCGAGCGCGACAACTTTATGTCGCCCGAAGAGGCTGTCGCCTACGGACTTGTCGACAAAGTAATCAGTAAAAGGGGATAA
- the tig gene encoding trigger factor has translation MALKNVETLEKNQAKLTIEVSAEDFNAAIEEAYKKNVGKIKIQGFRPGKAPRKMIEKMYGESFFYEDAINICYPDAYRQAADAAELDVVGRADVNMVSVDESGFVFEATVDVRPVAEIGAYKGLTAESRPVVVTDEEVDAELDRLRTRNARVEVVERAAENGDIVVMDYAGFSNEKQFDGGTAQNQTLELGSGNFIPGFEEQLVGKKAGDELDVDVTFPDPYHSDELAGQPAVFKVKIHEVKGKTLPELDDELAKDLSDCDTLDELRAQIKDEKTARLQSEIDRVVEEQLIEGLLKDFKADIPQSMIDAAVERIVEDFNYQLASQGIDMNTYIQITGMDQEALMAQFKTQAERNVQTNLALSRVADEEKIEISDEQLNERFAKMAVDYRTEESKIRDMLDEKTLIRDMRVQAAIEAVKASAKITEAVEEKEKKPAAAKKAPAKKPAAKKPTAAKSTDEAKPAAKKPTAKSTDSAKSAAKKPAAKKPATIKTAEKADVPAE, from the coding sequence ATGGCACTCAAAAACGTTGAAACCCTCGAAAAAAATCAGGCGAAACTGACCATTGAAGTATCGGCCGAAGACTTCAACGCGGCCATCGAGGAAGCCTACAAAAAGAATGTCGGTAAAATCAAAATCCAAGGTTTCCGCCCTGGTAAAGCCCCGCGCAAAATGATTGAAAAAATGTACGGCGAGAGTTTCTTTTACGAAGATGCCATTAACATCTGCTACCCAGACGCCTACCGCCAAGCGGCGGATGCGGCTGAGCTAGATGTTGTTGGTCGCGCCGATGTCAATATGGTCTCAGTCGACGAAAGCGGCTTTGTTTTTGAAGCTACCGTCGATGTACGTCCCGTAGCCGAAATTGGCGCATATAAGGGCTTGACTGCCGAGTCAAGGCCGGTTGTCGTCACAGACGAAGAAGTCGACGCCGAGCTCGACCGCCTGCGCACTCGTAACGCGCGTGTTGAGGTTGTCGAACGCGCTGCTGAAAACGGCGACATCGTTGTTATGGACTACGCCGGTTTTTCCAATGAAAAACAATTTGACGGCGGGACGGCGCAAAATCAAACATTGGAACTTGGAAGCGGCAACTTTATTCCTGGATTTGAAGAACAGCTCGTTGGCAAGAAAGCTGGCGATGAGCTTGACGTTGATGTAACTTTCCCCGACCCGTATCACAGCGATGAATTGGCAGGACAGCCTGCCGTATTCAAAGTAAAAATCCATGAAGTCAAAGGCAAAACATTGCCTGAACTCGACGATGAACTGGCAAAAGACTTGTCCGATTGTGACACCCTGGATGAACTTCGTGCACAAATCAAAGATGAAAAAACAGCTCGCTTGCAATCCGAAATTGATCGCGTTGTTGAGGAACAGCTAATTGAAGGCCTACTCAAAGACTTCAAAGCTGATATCCCACAGTCGATGATTGATGCCGCTGTCGAACGCATTGTGGAAGACTTCAACTATCAGCTGGCCTCACAAGGCATCGATATGAATACCTACATACAAATCACCGGCATGGACCAAGAGGCGCTGATGGCGCAGTTTAAAACACAAGCTGAGCGTAATGTTCAAACCAACTTAGCCCTGAGTCGTGTCGCTGACGAAGAAAAAATCGAAATCTCTGACGAGCAGCTCAATGAACGCTTTGCCAAAATGGCTGTCGATTATCGGACAGAGGAATCAAAGATCCGCGATATGCTGGATGAAAAGACATTGATTCGCGATATGCGTGTCCAAGCCGCCATAGAGGCCGTTAAAGCAAGCGCAAAAATCACTGAAGCTGTCGAAGAAAAAGAGAAGAAGCCCGCTGCGGCAAAAAAAGCACCTGCAAAAAAGCCCGCTGCTAAGAAACCGACAGCCGCAAAGTCAACTGACGAAGCCAAACCGGCTGCAAAAAAGCCCACTGCGAAATCAACCGATAGTGCCAAGTCTGCGGCAAAGAAACCCGCCGCTAAAAAGCCTGCAACTATTAAAACAGCTGAAAAAGCTGACGTACCGGCTGAATAA